A genomic window from Eptesicus fuscus isolate TK198812 chromosome 19, DD_ASM_mEF_20220401, whole genome shotgun sequence includes:
- the CRH gene encoding corticoliberin isoform X1 yields the protein MALQFFEEMFPSNMRLPLLVTAGILLVALLPCPPCRALLIRGPVPGARQAPQLPQPLDFFQPPPTQVLPVRQVPLIMGEEYFFRQGNLNKSPAAPLWSASSPLARRSSSHLSPHEVAANFFRALRQLRSLPRRPLERPASPAERGAESALSRRQEAPKKERRSPEIITSLDLSVYILQEMIKFTKAKKLAQQAEENRKLMESIGK from the coding sequence TCCCTCTAACATGAGACTGCCGCTGCTCGTGACCGCGGGCATCCTGCTCGTGGCTCTCCTACCCTGCCCTCCATGCAGGGCCCTCCTCATCCGGGGGCCTGTCCCAGGCGCCCGACAGGCCCCACAACTTCCCCAACCCCTAGATTTCTTCCAGCCGCCGCCGACGCAGGTCCTTCCAGTTCGGCAGGTCCCGCTTATCATGGGGGAAGAATACTTCTTCCGCCAAGGTAACCTCAATAAGAGCCCCGCTGCTCCCCTCTGGTCAGCCTCCTCGCCCCTCGCCCGCCGCAGCAGCAGCCACCTTTCCCCTCACGAGGTAGCTGCCAACTTTTTCCGTGCATTGAGGCAGCTGCGGTCGCTTCCCCGGCGCCCGCTCGAGAGACCTGCGAGTCCCGCTGAGCGAGGTGCTGAGAGCGCCCTCAGCCGTCGCCAGGAAGCCCCGAAAAAGGAGAGGCGATCCCCGGAGATTATCACCTCACTGGATCTCTCCGTCTACATCCTCcaagaaatgataaaatttacCAAGGCCAAAAAGTTAGCACAGCAAGCTGAAGAGAACAGGAAACTGATGGAGAGTATTGGGAAATGA
- the CRH gene encoding corticoliberin isoform X2, with protein MRLPLLVTAGILLVALLPCPPCRALLIRGPVPGARQAPQLPQPLDFFQPPPTQVLPVRQVPLIMGEEYFFRQGNLNKSPAAPLWSASSPLARRSSSHLSPHEVAANFFRALRQLRSLPRRPLERPASPAERGAESALSRRQEAPKKERRSPEIITSLDLSVYILQEMIKFTKAKKLAQQAEENRKLMESIGK; from the coding sequence ATGAGACTGCCGCTGCTCGTGACCGCGGGCATCCTGCTCGTGGCTCTCCTACCCTGCCCTCCATGCAGGGCCCTCCTCATCCGGGGGCCTGTCCCAGGCGCCCGACAGGCCCCACAACTTCCCCAACCCCTAGATTTCTTCCAGCCGCCGCCGACGCAGGTCCTTCCAGTTCGGCAGGTCCCGCTTATCATGGGGGAAGAATACTTCTTCCGCCAAGGTAACCTCAATAAGAGCCCCGCTGCTCCCCTCTGGTCAGCCTCCTCGCCCCTCGCCCGCCGCAGCAGCAGCCACCTTTCCCCTCACGAGGTAGCTGCCAACTTTTTCCGTGCATTGAGGCAGCTGCGGTCGCTTCCCCGGCGCCCGCTCGAGAGACCTGCGAGTCCCGCTGAGCGAGGTGCTGAGAGCGCCCTCAGCCGTCGCCAGGAAGCCCCGAAAAAGGAGAGGCGATCCCCGGAGATTATCACCTCACTGGATCTCTCCGTCTACATCCTCcaagaaatgataaaatttacCAAGGCCAAAAAGTTAGCACAGCAAGCTGAAGAGAACAGGAAACTGATGGAGAGTATTGGGAAATGA